One genomic segment of Aquipluma nitroreducens includes these proteins:
- a CDS encoding porin: MKRILLIIVVWGGLVFSAKSQSTDDVLNLLIQKNVVSQKDADSIRAEAAIASQTNLAKVKAFPINAAKKITVAGYTQVRYQALEETGKIDGFDIRRARVDLKGTFSPYWGYRLQFDLAGTPKLIDAYAELKLNDYFNFTIGQAKIPFSLENLASSTKLELIDRSQAVEALVARGKDVGGNQNGRDIGILLGGTILKLKDRPVIDYRLGVYNGAGINTVDNNEGKDIAARLIVHPVVGLDISAAYYDGSRFVPEVKTGTVVTTPSKTVNRDRFGLDLSYDLKNFSLRSEYISGKDDQTEREGYYVLGGYYFFQKKVQLVAKYDFYDTDKSKPDNASTWYVLGANYNFNANTKLQFNYSIKQEEGTSIDNNFANVQLQIGF, from the coding sequence ATGAAAAGAATACTTTTAATAATAGTGGTTTGGGGAGGTTTGGTTTTCAGTGCAAAATCACAATCAACCGACGATGTTTTGAATTTATTAATTCAAAAGAATGTGGTTTCGCAAAAAGATGCTGATTCAATCCGCGCAGAAGCTGCCATTGCTTCTCAGACAAATTTGGCCAAAGTAAAAGCGTTCCCTATTAATGCGGCCAAGAAAATCACGGTTGCCGGATATACCCAAGTTCGTTATCAGGCGCTGGAAGAAACAGGTAAGATTGATGGTTTTGATATTCGCCGTGCACGTGTTGATTTAAAAGGGACTTTTTCTCCTTATTGGGGCTATCGCTTACAATTCGATCTGGCCGGAACTCCTAAACTAATCGATGCTTACGCCGAACTGAAGCTGAACGACTATTTCAACTTCACGATTGGTCAGGCTAAAATCCCGTTTTCGCTCGAAAATCTTGCAAGTTCAACCAAACTGGAACTAATAGACCGGTCGCAGGCAGTTGAAGCTTTGGTTGCTCGCGGAAAAGATGTTGGAGGAAACCAAAATGGCCGTGACATTGGAATCTTACTTGGTGGCACAATCCTGAAACTGAAAGATCGACCAGTGATTGATTACCGGTTGGGTGTTTATAATGGTGCGGGCATCAATACTGTTGATAATAATGAAGGCAAAGACATTGCAGCCCGATTGATTGTCCACCCGGTGGTTGGTCTCGACATTAGCGCTGCCTATTACGATGGGTCGCGGTTTGTGCCTGAAGTAAAAACAGGTACGGTAGTTACAACTCCTTCAAAAACAGTTAACCGCGACCGTTTTGGGCTCGACCTTAGCTATGACCTAAAAAACTTTTCATTACGCAGCGAATATATTTCCGGAAAAGACGATCAGACTGAACGTGAAGGGTACTATGTTTTGGGCGGATATTACTTCTTTCAGAAAAAAGTACAGTTGGTAGCCAAATACGATTTCTACGACACCGACAAGTCAAAACCCGATAATGCTTCGACCTGGTATGTGCTGGGCGCCAATTATAATTTCAATGCCAATACCAAATTGCAGTTCAACTATTCTATCAAACAGGAAGAAGGCACAAGCATCGACAACAATTTTGCCAACGTTCAACTTCAGATCGGATTTTAA
- a CDS encoding O-acetylhomoserine aminocarboxypropyltransferase/cysteine synthase family protein: protein MTTQKLKFETLQLHAGQEVDPTTNSRAVPIYQTSSYVFNNADHAANLFGLKEFGNIYTRIGNPTTDVFEKRIAALEGGVASLAVSSGQAAQFIALTNILQNGDNFVSTSYVYGGTYNQFKVQFKRLGIQVKFVDGDNPADFEKAIDEKTKAIYLETIGNPEFNVPDFDAIAAIAKKHDIPLVVDNTFGAGGYLFRPIEHGANIVVESATKWIGGHGTSIGGVITDAGNFNWANGKFPQFTEPSEGYHGLVFWDVFGANGPFGNIAFIIRARVEGLRDYGTALSPFNAFLLIQGLETLSLRVERHVQNAQIIADWLNGHAQVRKVNYPGLASSPYHTLAKKYLKIGYGGVLSFLIDGGKEAADEFINNLKLISHLANVGDAKSLIIHPASTTHQQLSAEAQVSAGVIPGLVRLSVGIEHVEDIIQDLAQAFTSVKHLSEINRKPEVEVKEKKSLVGNILRFF from the coding sequence ATGACAACACAAAAACTAAAATTCGAAACGCTGCAACTTCATGCAGGACAAGAGGTAGACCCAACAACCAATTCAAGGGCAGTTCCAATTTATCAAACATCATCGTATGTTTTCAATAATGCCGATCATGCAGCCAATCTGTTTGGCCTGAAAGAATTTGGCAATATTTATACCCGTATCGGAAACCCGACCACCGATGTATTCGAGAAACGCATTGCTGCGCTCGAAGGTGGTGTGGCTTCGTTGGCCGTTTCGTCTGGCCAGGCGGCCCAGTTTATTGCGCTTACCAATATTTTGCAGAACGGCGATAATTTTGTTTCCACTTCGTATGTCTATGGCGGAACATACAACCAGTTTAAAGTTCAGTTCAAACGACTCGGAATTCAGGTAAAATTTGTGGATGGCGATAATCCGGCTGATTTTGAGAAAGCCATTGACGAAAAAACTAAGGCCATTTATCTGGAAACCATCGGTAATCCCGAATTTAATGTACCTGATTTTGATGCCATTGCTGCTATTGCCAAAAAGCACGATATTCCGCTGGTTGTTGACAATACTTTCGGCGCCGGAGGTTATCTTTTCCGTCCAATCGAACATGGTGCCAATATCGTGGTTGAATCAGCAACCAAATGGATTGGCGGCCACGGAACAAGCATTGGCGGTGTAATTACGGATGCTGGTAATTTCAATTGGGCAAACGGCAAGTTTCCGCAGTTTACCGAACCTTCAGAAGGCTATCACGGTCTGGTTTTCTGGGATGTGTTCGGAGCCAACGGTCCTTTTGGCAATATCGCATTTATCATCCGCGCCCGTGTTGAGGGTTTGCGCGATTACGGAACTGCGCTAAGTCCGTTCAATGCCTTTTTGCTGATTCAAGGTCTTGAAACATTGTCGTTGCGGGTTGAAAGACATGTGCAGAATGCACAGATCATCGCTGATTGGCTCAATGGGCATGCACAAGTCAGAAAAGTGAATTACCCAGGGTTGGCCTCCAGTCCGTATCACACATTGGCTAAAAAATATTTGAAAATTGGTTATGGCGGAGTGCTTTCATTCCTGATTGACGGCGGAAAAGAGGCAGCCGATGAGTTCATCAACAACCTGAAGTTGATCAGTCACCTGGCCAATGTAGGCGATGCTAAATCGCTGATCATCCATCCGGCATCCACAACACACCAGCAGTTATCAGCAGAAGCACAGGTTTCAGCCGGAGTTATTCCGGGTTTGGTTCGCCTGTCTGTTGGTATCGAACATGTTGAGGATATTATTCAGGATTTGGCACAGGCATTTACCAGTGTAAAACACCTGTCAGAAATAAACAGAAAGCCTGAAGTTGAAGTGAAAGAGAAGAAAAGTTTAGTTGGAAATATATTAAGGTTCTTTTAA